From Rhodovibrio salinarum DSM 9154:
CCGGCGGCACGCGCAAGGGCGAGTACGTCGGCCTGAACTGCGCGGCGATCCCGGAGAACCTGCTGGAAAGCGAGCTGTTCGGCTACGAGAAGGGGGCCTTCACCGGCGCGCACAAGACCAACCCGGGACGGATCGAACAGGCCCAGAACGGCACCCTGATGCTGGACGAACTGGGCGACCTGAGCCTGCCGCTGCAGGTCAAGCTGTTGCGGGTGCTGCAGGAACGCAGTTTCGAGCGGGTCGGTGGGCGCAAGTCGATCCCGTTCGACACCCGCATTGTCTCCGCCACCAACCGGGACCTGACCGCGATGGTGGCCGAGGGCACCTTCCGGGAAGACCTGTATTTCCGTCTGGCGGAAGCGGTCGTCCACGTCCCCGCGCTACGCGAGCGTCCTGAGGATATCCTGCTGATCGCCCAGCACTTCCTGGCGCAGTGGTGCCAGGAGCAGAAATTGGCGGCGCGCAGCTTTTCGGCGGAAGCGCTGGAGGCATTGAACAACCACACCTGGCCCGGCAACGTCCGCGAACTGCAAAGCCGGATCAAGCGCGCGGCCGTCGCGGCCGACCGCGTGATCACGGCGGAAGACCTCGGCCTCGCCGCCGCGCCGGTAATCGACGTCGAGAGCCTGAAGACGATCCGCGGCCGGGCGGAGCGGGAAGCCGTGCGCCGCGCGCTGGCGCAGTCGGAGGGCAACATCTCGGAAGCCGCCCGATTGCTCGACGTCAGCCGGCCAACCCTGTACCAGCTGCTGCGCGAACAGGGGTTGCGTTAGCAAAGCAACCACACTGACCGGCCCGTTGCCGGGTCATGGGCGCGGCTGTAGGGTGAC
This genomic window contains:
- the prsR gene encoding PEP-CTERM-box response regulator transcription factor, translating into MNDQKPCLLIVDDDPGLRKQLRWAFDGHTVDLAEDRRSALAAHARNPSDVVLLDLGMPPDVDGPSEGLATLQEILDRAPHTKVIVMTGQRERAYALKAIALGAYDYYEKPVQLEEIALIVDRAFRLAALEAENRSLQENAGAAVDGVITCNPAMQATCQQIARFARADLSVLIVGESGTGKELLARGLHQMAGGTRKGEYVGLNCAAIPENLLESELFGYEKGAFTGAHKTNPGRIEQAQNGTLMLDELGDLSLPLQVKLLRVLQERSFERVGGRKSIPFDTRIVSATNRDLTAMVAEGTFREDLYFRLAEAVVHVPALRERPEDILLIAQHFLAQWCQEQKLAARSFSAEALEALNNHTWPGNVRELQSRIKRAAVAADRVITAEDLGLAAAPVIDVESLKTIRGRAEREAVRRALAQSEGNISEAARLLDVSRPTLYQLLREQGLR